One segment of Niabella beijingensis DNA contains the following:
- a CDS encoding carboxypeptidase-like regulatory domain-containing protein — translation MKQGLIAFVYCLWIQVAAAQHRLSGIVVDGDANLPVAGASVFLNNTSTGTVTAADGSFTLADAPSGELVVSSVGYETLVYTVKPDAMELRLRFVLKPKIKELENVVVGGYISETWEKWGKTFLETFLGHTPVAGKCVLKNKEVIRFRFYKKQNILEAVATAPLIIDNPQLGYTIRYDLMDFKMNFTEHSSYYAGFALFTEKRRASARAVARKRQTVYYGSAMHFIRALYQNQIEEEGFRIRRMTRVWNAEKKRVRELRRARAIELGRGGSRAGRVNEPADSTAYYDRILRENDYDDYYSSYMLTADSVLAGAKGQNKVVYWNNFLAVTYLNSMEAPEYLVYIGEKRKPLYPLSLIQLKGALVIDEHGNWAPPENIITSGYWWWSDKVGDMLPLDYKP, via the coding sequence ATGAAACAAGGACTGATTGCATTCGTATATTGTTTATGGATCCAGGTTGCAGCTGCACAGCACCGGCTGTCGGGGATAGTGGTAGACGGCGATGCGAATCTGCCAGTGGCCGGGGCAAGCGTGTTTCTCAATAACACATCAACAGGAACGGTCACTGCTGCGGACGGAAGTTTTACCCTTGCAGATGCACCTTCCGGCGAGCTGGTGGTGTCGAGTGTGGGGTATGAGACATTGGTGTATACAGTAAAACCGGATGCAATGGAATTGCGGCTGCGTTTTGTATTGAAGCCAAAGATAAAGGAGCTGGAGAATGTAGTGGTAGGCGGATATATTTCAGAAACCTGGGAGAAATGGGGGAAAACATTCCTGGAGACCTTTCTGGGGCATACCCCCGTAGCCGGCAAATGTGTACTGAAGAACAAAGAGGTGATCCGGTTTCGTTTTTATAAAAAGCAAAATATACTCGAAGCAGTTGCCACAGCACCCCTGATCATCGACAATCCACAGCTGGGTTATACCATCCGGTACGATCTTATGGATTTTAAAATGAATTTTACGGAACACAGCTCCTACTATGCGGGTTTTGCATTGTTCACGGAAAAACGCCGTGCTTCAGCAAGAGCGGTTGCCAGGAAACGGCAGACAGTCTACTATGGCTCTGCAATGCATTTTATAAGGGCGCTTTATCAGAATCAGATAGAGGAGGAGGGCTTTCGTATAAGACGGATGACCCGGGTATGGAATGCGGAAAAGAAACGGGTGCGGGAACTTAGAAGGGCCCGGGCGATTGAGCTGGGCCGCGGGGGAAGTAGGGCAGGGCGGGTGAATGAGCCGGCGGACTCAACCGCATATTACGACAGGATACTGCGTGAGAATGATTATGACGATTATTATTCCTCATATATGCTGACTGCCGACAGCGTACTTGCGGGAGCAAAGGGACAGAATAAAGTGGTATACTGGAACAATTTCCTCGCGGTTACCTACCTTAACAGTATGGAAGCACCGGAGTACCTGGTATATATCGGTGAAAAACGCAAACCGCTTTATCCGCTTTCCCTGATACAATTAAAGGGCGCACTGGTGATTGATGAACATGGCAATTGGGCCCCTCCTGAAAATATTATCACATCGGGTTACTGGTGGTGGAGCGATAAGGTGGGCGATATGCTCCCGCTGGATTACAAACCCTGA
- a CDS encoding DUF4302 domain-containing protein — protein sequence MSKNIFKGAVFIFILSVCLSACQKNDLSSDGSASRERAATLQNEIKTALHDTKDGWILMLKNLNKNVRTAMPVLMKFDTLSGTVKITSAFTKEAESQFLLSASTGLPLLSFSTQSFISQIYTGGNTEVTDFFFKVLSVTNDSITIQPFRKGNIYQSEGGALIKLYKATAERNKWVADFLNTSSLPNLFTHTSFYGRNLDIRLKPTFSTDSIKSGTYLDTWDPGSLNLIKAYQPATQTNPALNPIVIEYQKDYPINTDVMYANTIVGPGLIYWQPITALTPAEYFLTAPNAFINLLRTDYLIVKSIKGSTIEVYAMDENGKVCMTGTIGF from the coding sequence ATGAGCAAAAATATATTTAAAGGCGCTGTTTTTATTTTCATATTGTCTGTTTGTCTGAGTGCCTGTCAGAAAAATGATCTGTCGTCGGATGGTTCGGCCTCCCGTGAAAGAGCTGCAACCCTTCAGAATGAAATTAAAACAGCACTTCATGATACCAAAGATGGCTGGATACTGATGTTGAAGAACCTTAATAAGAATGTAAGGACGGCTATGCCGGTATTGATGAAATTCGATACCTTATCCGGTACCGTGAAAATTACCAGCGCTTTTACAAAAGAAGCTGAATCGCAATTCCTGCTTTCCGCAAGCACCGGATTGCCCCTGCTGTCCTTTTCAACGCAGTCCTTTATTTCACAGATATATACAGGTGGCAATACAGAGGTAACGGACTTCTTTTTTAAAGTACTTTCTGTTACAAATGATTCTATTACAATTCAGCCCTTCCGGAAGGGTAATATTTATCAATCGGAAGGTGGTGCTTTAATAAAACTGTATAAGGCTACAGCAGAGCGCAATAAATGGGTAGCTGATTTTTTAAATACATCTTCATTGCCCAATTTGTTTACACACACTTCCTTTTATGGCCGCAATCTGGACATCCGGCTAAAGCCGACTTTTTCAACAGATTCTATAAAAAGCGGAACTTACCTGGATACCTGGGATCCGGGTTCCCTGAATCTGATTAAGGCATATCAGCCGGCAACACAGACAAACCCGGCGCTTAATCCTATCGTTATCGAATATCAGAAGGATTATCCGATCAATACAGATGTAATGTATGCAAATACCATCGTGGGGCCGGGGTTGATCTACTGGCAGCCGATTACTGCGTTAACACCGGCAGAATACTTTTTAACCGCGCCGAATGCATTTATAAATCTTCTGAGAACGGATTATCTGATCGTTAAATCGATAAAGGGAAGTACCATTGAAGTGTATGCAATGGATGAAAACGGGAAGGTTTGTATGACGGGTACCATTGGATTCTAG
- a CDS encoding amidohydrolase — protein MKKIVSLFLCIGLLTGVRISGQNRALVISRQSEALQNKLIQWRRHLHQYPELSNREVKTQQYVLAHLKRLGIETQLLAKTGVVGILKGGKPGPVIALRADMDALPVLERNGLPFRSTAKGEYLGKEVPVMHACGHDAHVAMLMGAAEVLSGMKSAIAGTVKFIFQPAEEGAPGDEEGGAELMVKEGVLDAPKVAAVFGMHIESWIEEGKVFYKPGPFMAASDWFTIKVKGSQSHGAQPWKGVDPIAVSAQIINALQQIVSRQQDLTKAPVVLTVGKINSGVRNNIIPEELEMAGTIRTFDTAMQRDVHRRIHKIATGIAAANGATAEVTIKNNTPVTFNNRELTQKIIPTLEKAVGRENVQETNWVTGAEDFAYYGLTTPAVFLYYGGMPKGNDPAKAPPHHTPDFMISDRMLYNGVKIFCNLVFDYPGIQ, from the coding sequence ATGAAAAAAATCGTTTCCCTGTTCCTGTGTATCGGCCTCCTTACCGGGGTGAGGATTTCAGGGCAGAACAGGGCCCTCGTCATCAGCCGGCAATCGGAAGCGTTGCAAAACAAACTCATTCAATGGCGCCGGCACCTGCATCAGTATCCTGAGCTCAGCAACCGGGAGGTTAAAACGCAGCAGTATGTACTGGCCCATCTTAAAAGGCTCGGAATAGAAACGCAGCTTCTTGCCAAAACCGGTGTAGTGGGCATCCTGAAAGGCGGTAAGCCCGGTCCGGTGATCGCTTTGAGAGCCGACATGGACGCATTACCCGTCCTCGAACGCAACGGGCTACCATTCAGATCCACAGCGAAAGGCGAGTACCTGGGAAAGGAAGTTCCGGTAATGCATGCCTGCGGACATGATGCCCATGTTGCCATGCTGATGGGCGCCGCAGAAGTATTGTCCGGTATGAAAAGCGCTATCGCGGGTACTGTTAAATTCATTTTCCAGCCGGCTGAAGAAGGTGCTCCCGGAGATGAGGAAGGTGGTGCGGAACTAATGGTTAAGGAAGGGGTACTGGATGCTCCCAAAGTAGCTGCTGTATTCGGCATGCACATCGAAAGCTGGATCGAAGAAGGAAAAGTATTTTATAAACCGGGGCCCTTTATGGCCGCCAGCGACTGGTTCACAATCAAAGTAAAAGGCAGCCAGTCGCACGGCGCCCAGCCCTGGAAAGGTGTTGACCCGATTGCTGTCAGCGCGCAGATCATCAATGCCCTGCAGCAGATCGTAAGCCGGCAGCAGGATCTTACAAAAGCGCCTGTTGTGCTCACTGTGGGAAAAATAAACTCCGGTGTCCGCAACAATATCATTCCGGAGGAACTGGAAATGGCCGGCACCATCCGCACCTTTGATACCGCCATGCAGCGTGATGTACACCGGCGGATCCATAAGATCGCCACCGGTATCGCGGCAGCAAATGGTGCTACGGCCGAAGTGACCATCAAAAACAATACACCGGTAACTTTTAACAACAGGGAACTGACCCAAAAGATCATACCCACACTTGAAAAAGCCGTGGGAAGGGAAAATGTACAGGAAACGAATTGGGTAACAGGCGCGGAGGACTTTGCCTATTACGGCCTTACTACCCCTGCGGTTTTTCTTTATTACGGTGGTATGCCTAAAGGCAACGATCCGGCCAAGGCACCACCGCATCATACACCTGATTTTATGATATCAGACCGTATGCTTTATAACGGGGTAAAAATATTTTGTAACCTGGTGTTTGATTATCCCGGCATTCAATAA
- a CDS encoding putative zinc-binding metallopeptidase: MKKIYYKSFLFLLCFMVILFFSCNKETALVREAPVDYLEVVHSGPKNGLDSLIDTIQNNYGVQVYYQFTPRVIDPTTFFTPTTYNRAMAYADIVVRKMWLGPLKQRFPKFWAEQKPIEFLIVGSAIKFNSISSGGAAGAGLNGQFYRLGMGGVDNMSFTRATVREHMCILFHEHAHQMDHKYGRGYDYDRVSQGEYYGTPGYTSRTDEQAQEDGFFRNYGGYAPEEDFATTVEACLRFSKDSIMKIVAKNDKLRKKYNMIYSKYLDMGMDLHEMKVYLDSAAIAL, encoded by the coding sequence ATGAAAAAAATATATTATAAATCATTTTTGTTTTTACTGTGCTTCATGGTTATCCTGTTTTTCAGCTGCAACAAAGAAACAGCGCTGGTGCGGGAAGCACCTGTTGACTACCTGGAAGTAGTTCACTCCGGGCCTAAAAACGGGTTGGATTCCCTTATTGATACGATTCAAAATAACTATGGTGTACAGGTGTACTACCAGTTCACTCCCCGGGTGATTGACCCGACAACATTTTTTACGCCAACTACATACAACCGGGCAATGGCATATGCCGATATAGTCGTGAGAAAAATGTGGCTGGGCCCTTTAAAGCAACGGTTTCCTAAATTCTGGGCAGAGCAGAAACCGATTGAGTTCCTGATTGTGGGCAGCGCGATCAAATTCAACAGCATTTCTTCCGGCGGCGCCGCCGGTGCCGGTTTAAACGGACAGTTTTACCGGCTGGGTATGGGCGGTGTTGACAATATGAGCTTTACGAGGGCCACAGTGAGGGAACATATGTGTATCCTGTTTCATGAACATGCGCATCAGATGGATCATAAATATGGAAGAGGATATGATTATGACCGGGTATCGCAGGGTGAATATTATGGCACTCCCGGCTATACCAGCAGAACGGATGAGCAGGCGCAGGAGGATGGTTTTTTTCGTAATTACGGGGGATACGCACCGGAAGAAGATTTTGCCACAACTGTGGAAGCCTGTTTGCGTTTTTCAAAAGATTCCATTATGAAAATCGTTGCCAAGAATGACAAACTTCGCAAAAAGTATAATATGATCTATAGTAAGTACCTGGATATGGGAATGGATCTGCACGAAATGAAAGTTTACCTGGACTCTGCAGCCATTGCACTTTAA
- a CDS encoding FecR family protein, producing MNEGRHILINDQLIFRFFSGHCSEEEQEQVLSFFEYHPEALNHYLDPDAGSGLSSTPAPGAVAPEQMLAAVHHSINRKRTKRRLVWASGITTTVCVLFCFLFFYRSGVTPAAVPEVAEVPPARIEHFNRTTRSEHITLPDHSQVTLYSNSRLSYQRNFGETDRYLLLEGEADFNVEKDTSRPFIVEAGHIATKAVGTSFKVKATAEQITVKLFEGKVLVWHKTQGDSMRYYLTPHHQLEYTIAQNRFTASAFGRPKPAPVRALPRNTKQPQPANESISFRTAPLRSVLDQLAALYNIRIAYSSQDLEDIYIIADYSRKEPVEPLLKKIAMVNQLKLVKTAPDAFSISR from the coding sequence ATGAATGAAGGCCGGCATATACTGATAAATGATCAACTGATCTTCCGTTTTTTTTCGGGACATTGTTCCGAAGAGGAGCAGGAGCAGGTACTGTCTTTTTTTGAATACCATCCCGAGGCACTGAACCATTACCTGGATCCTGATGCAGGCTCCGGGCTCAGCAGTACACCGGCTCCGGGAGCGGTTGCTCCCGAACAAATGCTGGCTGCCGTTCATCATTCTATCAACCGGAAACGGACAAAGCGCCGGCTTGTATGGGCATCCGGTATAACCACCACGGTATGTGTCCTCTTTTGCTTTTTGTTTTTTTATCGTTCAGGGGTCACGCCGGCTGCGGTTCCCGAGGTGGCTGAAGTACCACCTGCAAGGATCGAGCACTTCAACCGTACTACCCGTTCGGAACACATCACGCTGCCGGATCATTCGCAGGTTACGCTTTACAGTAACAGCAGACTCAGCTATCAGCGCAATTTTGGTGAAACGGACCGATACCTTCTTCTGGAAGGCGAAGCCGATTTTAATGTTGAAAAAGATACCTCCCGGCCTTTTATTGTTGAAGCGGGTCATATTGCCACAAAAGCGGTAGGAACCAGCTTTAAAGTAAAAGCAACAGCTGAACAGATCACCGTAAAGCTTTTTGAAGGCAAGGTACTGGTATGGCACAAGACGCAGGGCGACAGTATGCGATATTATTTAACGCCCCATCATCAGCTGGAATATACCATTGCGCAAAACCGGTTTACTGCTTCAGCATTTGGCCGCCCAAAACCGGCGCCTGTCCGGGCACTACCCCGAAATACCAAACAGCCCCAACCGGCAAACGAATCGATTTCTTTCAGAACTGCGCCGCTCCGATCGGTTTTGGACCAACTGGCCGCCCTCTATAATATCCGCATTGCGTATTCCAGCCAGGATCTTGAAGACATCTATATTATTGCGGATTATTCCCGGAAAGAACCGGTGGAGCCTTTGCTGAAGAAAATTGCCATGGTCAACCAGCTGAAACTGGTTAAAACTGCTCCGGACGCATTTTCCATATCCCGATAA
- a CDS encoding SusC/RagA family TonB-linked outer membrane protein — protein sequence MRRKLTGASLLILFCYFVPLTGTGQTTTSVNGVVTNEEDEPLIQVTVVARNTTNAKLIYQTTTDSTGVFRFGAVNPEGRYSFTFSNIGYKEHTITGYSLNAQGNTSIVVKLKKDSLLMQDVVVTGFQRIDRRKFTGSVVQVDRELINRSGYMDVSKMLQGAAAGVSVSSPSGTFGATPKIRIHGNASISANQEPLYVLNGVPISAPANVTVNQLYSGDPASLLSSVIAGLNANDIEDISILKDGSATALYGTRAANGIISITTKKGRKGDMNINFSSALSMGLKPDIDRFNLMNSKQQIELARDLYNYGYLSVLNYPTSTGAFTDAYFRYAENLISKDQFNKEVDNAAYRNTNWFDVLFKNNLVQEHSLSLSGGSEKATYYLSGSYAGDNGASIGYNTKRYTIDLRTIINVTKRMDLDVDLTANFRDQMAPGTFNSTTPNGTVSRAFELNPTIYATTTSRAMSPYNEDGSYKYYRRNYAPFNILDELNENFTGIKTQGIAVTVRPSYKFTKDLTLEVLLSARKNRAEISHVMTEYSNVAAAYRADYPDPVRSANPYLFKDPTDPNSIPETILPRGGILDAYNSNGTELYGRATLNYVKQITNQHRLTFFGGVEIRSNSYESDSTRAYGYLYYGGKIISPSQQAMKYAILNDERYYRENFINERAVGGFLNVQYTLKNRYNLDLMARSDGSNVFGTLTRSRFLPNYNVGVSWNVDREQFFETLKLNSVIDRFTIRGSYALRGNAYNTSPMLNGQFYNAVRVDDVNSQVGLRIFSPELYNLAWEKDYITNIGLDIAFLKRYSIVAEYYSRKNENLIAPGSMPFEEGFASKVINWASMTNKGFDFTFNVSNWFNSNKFRWGTGIIYGYVKNTMIDGVLQSPLLTNVTRPEGFGKIGKPLYGLYAYNFAGLDANGQPTFAIGNTGRRIDNVLLSSTNDSLVSYMGPREPTTTGSFSNTFGYGPFELRIFFTYSYGNKVFRNPMVQRTYADNLAVAQDIDARWRSAGDEQFTNIPGLVSSIQAAYLASAGIQNEFAYNRSDIMVAKADVLRLSEVMLSYDVNRKALERTRVIKSLRIMASANNIYYWADRKLRGVDPESLITGVALPNTKSYSLRILAQF from the coding sequence ATGAGACGTAAATTGACTGGAGCCTCTTTGCTGATATTGTTTTGCTATTTTGTTCCGTTGACCGGAACGGGTCAAACAACCACCTCTGTAAATGGAGTGGTTACAAATGAAGAGGACGAACCGCTGATACAGGTAACCGTTGTAGCCCGCAACACCACCAATGCCAAACTGATATATCAAACCACTACAGACAGTACGGGTGTGTTTCGTTTTGGTGCTGTTAACCCTGAAGGACGGTACAGTTTTACCTTTAGCAATATAGGCTACAAGGAGCATACGATCACCGGATACAGCCTGAACGCGCAGGGCAACACATCCATTGTGGTAAAGCTGAAAAAAGATTCCCTGCTGATGCAGGATGTTGTGGTTACCGGTTTTCAGCGCATCGACCGGCGGAAGTTTACAGGTTCTGTGGTGCAGGTGGACCGGGAGCTGATCAACCGCTCGGGGTATATGGATGTTTCCAAAATGCTGCAGGGAGCGGCTGCGGGGGTAAGCGTCTCCAGCCCTTCAGGGACTTTTGGTGCCACACCCAAAATACGGATTCATGGTAATGCCTCAATCAGCGCCAACCAGGAGCCTTTATATGTTTTGAATGGTGTCCCTATCAGTGCCCCTGCAAACGTAACGGTAAACCAGTTGTATTCCGGCGATCCCGCCAGTTTACTGAGTTCTGTAATTGCCGGGCTGAATGCCAACGATATTGAGGATATTTCCATTCTGAAGGACGGCTCCGCCACAGCCCTTTATGGTACCCGCGCGGCAAATGGCATTATATCCATTACAACCAAAAAAGGCCGAAAGGGTGATATGAATATCAACTTTAGCTCGGCGCTGAGTATGGGGTTAAAGCCGGATATTGACCGGTTCAACCTGATGAATTCAAAACAGCAGATTGAGCTGGCACGCGATCTTTATAATTATGGATACCTGTCTGTACTCAATTACCCCACTTCCACAGGCGCATTTACGGACGCTTATTTCCGTTACGCAGAGAATCTTATTTCAAAGGATCAGTTTAATAAAGAGGTGGATAATGCGGCATACAGAAATACCAACTGGTTTGATGTGTTGTTCAAGAATAACCTGGTACAGGAGCATTCACTTTCTTTGTCCGGCGGCAGTGAAAAAGCCACTTACTATCTTTCCGGAAGTTATGCCGGTGATAACGGGGCTTCCATCGGATATAATACGAAACGTTATACGATTGATCTGCGTACTATTATTAATGTAACCAAGCGCATGGATCTTGATGTGGATCTTACTGCAAATTTCAGAGACCAGATGGCCCCGGGAACGTTTAACAGTACGACTCCCAACGGCACAGTATCGAGGGCTTTTGAACTGAATCCCACCATCTATGCCACTACTACCAGCAGGGCCATGAGTCCTTATAACGAAGACGGCAGTTATAAATACTACCGCAGAAACTATGCACCGTTTAATATTCTGGATGAGCTGAATGAAAATTTTACCGGCATTAAAACCCAGGGGATTGCTGTAACAGTACGCCCCAGCTATAAATTCACTAAAGACCTGACACTGGAAGTACTGCTTTCTGCAAGAAAAAACAGGGCAGAAATCAGCCACGTAATGACCGAATATTCCAATGTGGCGGCCGCTTACCGGGCCGATTATCCCGATCCGGTACGCAGTGCCAATCCTTATCTGTTTAAAGATCCCACCGATCCGAATTCCATTCCGGAGACGATACTACCCCGGGGTGGTATCCTTGATGCTTATAACAGCAATGGTACCGAGCTATACGGACGGGCCACCCTGAACTATGTGAAGCAGATAACGAATCAACACCGGCTAACATTTTTCGGAGGTGTTGAAATAAGGTCGAACAGCTATGAGAGCGATAGCACAAGAGCATATGGCTATCTGTATTATGGGGGAAAGATTATTTCCCCCAGCCAGCAGGCAATGAAATATGCTATTTTAAACGACGAACGTTATTACAGGGAAAACTTTATCAACGAAAGGGCTGTTGGCGGTTTTCTGAATGTACAATATACCCTTAAGAACAGGTATAATCTTGATCTGATGGCGCGATCGGATGGCAGCAATGTGTTTGGAACACTGACCCGTTCGCGGTTTCTGCCCAATTACAATGTAGGTGTTTCCTGGAATGTAGACCGTGAACAATTCTTTGAAACATTAAAACTGAATTCCGTTATCGATCGTTTTACAATAAGAGGCAGTTATGCCTTAAGAGGAAACGCTTATAATACCTCGCCCATGCTGAACGGACAGTTTTACAATGCGGTAAGGGTTGATGATGTAAACAGCCAGGTTGGCCTTCGGATCTTCTCTCCTGAACTTTATAACCTCGCCTGGGAAAAGGACTACATAACCAATATCGGACTGGACATCGCATTTTTGAAACGCTACTCGATTGTAGCCGAATATTATTCAAGAAAGAACGAAAACCTGATTGCACCGGGAAGCATGCCTTTTGAAGAAGGATTTGCCAGTAAGGTAATCAACTGGGCTTCCATGACCAATAAAGGGTTTGATTTTACCTTTAATGTCAGCAACTGGTTCAATTCGAACAAATTTCGCTGGGGAACCGGCATTATTTACGGGTATGTAAAAAACACCATGATCGACGGGGTACTGCAATCGCCGTTGTTAACCAATGTCACCCGGCCGGAAGGATTTGGTAAGATCGGTAAACCACTGTACGGACTATATGCCTATAATTTTGCAGGGCTGGATGCCAACGGGCAGCCGACTTTTGCAATTGGTAACACCGGACGCCGGATAGACAATGTTTTACTTTCGAGCACCAATGATTCCCTGGTATCCTATATGGGACCAAGGGAGCCCACCACCACCGGTTCCTTTTCAAACACCTTTGGCTATGGACCGTTTGAACTGCGTATTTTCTTTACGTACAGCTACGGCAACAAGGTCTTCAGAAATCCGATGGTGCAACGCACCTACGCGGATAACCTGGCGGTAGCGCAGGATATTGATGCACGCTGGCGTTCGGCAGGAGATGAGCAATTTACCAATATACCCGGGCTGGTTTCCAGCATTCAGGCTGCTTATCTGGCATCTGCGGGAATTCAGAATGAATTTGCCTACAACCGCAGTGATATCATGGTGGCGAAAGCTGATGTGCTGCGTCTGAGTGAAGTAATGCTTTCTTATGATGTGAACCGGAAGGCACTGGAACGTACCCGTGTTATTAAAAGTTTACGCATAATGGCTTCCGCAAACAATATCTACTACTGGGCCGATAGAAAACTGAGAGGCGTAGATCCTGAAAGCCTTATTACAGGCGTAGCACTTCCCAATACCAAAAGTTATTCCTTAAGAATCCTAGCACAATTCTAG
- a CDS encoding DUF4377 domain-containing protein, with translation MKYNYLCSVLLLALLFISCTHTKNGPAPVLKEGEAVYWINSSRVDCSGVGPMKCLQVQKGDVLKPDAWTLFYGTITGFEYEPGYVYKLVVKEEAIPKEQVPADASSIRYTLVKQLEKQKQ, from the coding sequence ATGAAGTATAATTATTTGTGCAGCGTCCTTTTACTGGCGTTACTATTCATCAGCTGTACCCATACGAAAAACGGACCTGCTCCTGTTTTAAAAGAAGGGGAAGCTGTTTACTGGATCAACAGCAGCAGGGTGGATTGCTCAGGCGTGGGTCCGATGAAATGCCTTCAGGTTCAGAAAGGAGATGTATTGAAGCCGGACGCATGGACTTTGTTTTACGGAACGATTACCGGATTCGAATATGAACCGGGTTATGTTTATAAGCTGGTGGTAAAAGAGGAGGCGATTCCCAAAGAACAGGTTCCGGCTGATGCATCCTCCATACGGTACACCCTGGTAAAGCAGCTGGAGAAGCAAAAACAATGA
- a CDS encoding RagB/SusD family nutrient uptake outer membrane protein, whose protein sequence is MKRSYYIIVLLTLFFSAGCKRFLDTPYDNRVRPTLTEQYAQVLTDAYPARHEMFTDILTDDYQYYATLAQASINERFLPMYLYKDEYPQNIPTGPENAYSEFYAKIYRANVVIEGVMSSERGTEEYKAAVMGEALLIRAYCHFMLVNLFSQHYDPATADKDLGIGLVTAVSQENKKLIKRNSVKEVYDQVEKDATEGIAFLKKGQAYVSKNPYHFSIASANAFMTRMELYKGNWDAAVKYADAVIAEKGRIVRDLAADLAVNRKYNREYYATMFMDPPTHPNILMNCYSLNLGFLTPTGYTLCGFFPTDEVRAQFKSTPYGRDRRDSILVSVGTVIDNQVVCTKYNTQPNNPNSFVRAAYFTTDEVLLNRAEAVLRGTANPVASALDDLNTLRAARYTNYTPLTTAVSRDSLIRIVVAERRKEFLNEGLRWFDVKRFKIPVEHVLGRGLPVAASIGATDLRKALQIPLTEQLGNPGIVLNPR, encoded by the coding sequence ATGAAACGCAGCTATTATATAATAGTACTTCTTACACTGTTCTTTTCGGCGGGTTGTAAACGATTCTTAGATACGCCCTATGATAACCGGGTACGACCTACGCTTACGGAACAGTATGCACAGGTATTAACGGACGCCTACCCCGCACGCCATGAAATGTTTACAGACATATTAACAGATGATTACCAGTATTATGCAACATTGGCGCAGGCGAGTATTAATGAGCGTTTCCTGCCCATGTATTTATACAAAGACGAATATCCGCAGAATATCCCCACCGGACCTGAAAATGCCTACTCAGAGTTTTATGCAAAAATTTACCGCGCGAATGTTGTGATTGAGGGTGTAATGAGTTCCGAACGGGGAACAGAAGAATACAAGGCCGCGGTTATGGGGGAAGCATTACTGATCAGGGCCTATTGTCATTTTATGCTGGTTAATCTTTTCAGTCAGCATTATGATCCTGCTACAGCAGATAAAGACCTGGGCATCGGGCTGGTGACCGCCGTGAGCCAGGAGAACAAAAAGCTGATAAAACGGAATTCTGTAAAAGAGGTATATGATCAGGTGGAAAAAGACGCCACTGAAGGAATCGCGTTTTTGAAAAAAGGGCAGGCCTATGTGTCAAAAAATCCCTATCATTTCTCGATCGCCAGTGCCAATGCATTCATGACCCGGATGGAGCTGTATAAAGGCAATTGGGATGCTGCGGTTAAATACGCGGATGCCGTGATCGCCGAAAAAGGAAGAATCGTACGTGACCTGGCCGCCGATTTAGCCGTTAACCGGAAATACAACCGTGAATATTATGCCACCATGTTTATGGATCCTCCCACTCATCCCAATATTCTCATGAACTGCTATTCATTGAACCTGGGTTTTTTAACCCCGACAGGCTACACCTTGTGTGGCTTTTTCCCGACAGATGAAGTCAGAGCACAGTTTAAAAGCACACCTTACGGAAGGGACCGGCGGGACAGTATACTGGTCTCTGTCGGTACGGTAATCGATAACCAGGTGGTATGTACCAAATACAATACCCAGCCCAATAATCCGAATAGTTTTGTACGGGCCGCTTATTTTACAACCGATGAAGTATTGCTCAACCGGGCAGAGGCCGTTTTACGCGGTACTGCAAACCCGGTGGCATCCGCACTGGATGATCTCAACACCCTGCGGGCGGCACGGTATACCAATTATACACCGCTGACGACAGCTGTTTCAAGAGACAGCCTGATACGCATTGTTGTAGCTGAGCGCCGGAAGGAGTTTTTAAATGAAGGACTGCGCTGGTTTGATGTAAAACGCTTTAAAATTCCGGTAGAACATGTGCTTGGAAGAGGATTGCCGGTGGCTGCCAGCATCGGCGCTACCGATCTGCGGAAGGCATTACAGATACCGCTGACCGAGCAGCTGGGCAATCCGGGTATCGTTCTGAATCCAAGATAA